The Methylobacterium currus genome contains a region encoding:
- a CDS encoding flavin reductase family protein, producing MDLRLDDLPPRDRYRLLTALVTPRPIALVTTRSAGGIDNAAPISFFQVLAEEPPIVALSFNLRSDGTLKDTPRNIAETGEFVVNLVDEALVPAMNLCAAEFPRGESEIAAAGLTLLPCTGVAPGRIAEAPASLGCRTHTVIDLSPERRIVLGQVVSLQARDELFTPDGRHLRDGAFLPVARLYGDLYARTGDRFAVPRVTPEEVKGR from the coding sequence ATGGACCTGCGCCTCGACGACCTCCCGCCCCGCGACCGCTACCGGCTGCTCACCGCCCTGGTGACGCCGCGGCCGATCGCCCTCGTGACCACGCGCTCGGCCGGCGGCATCGACAATGCGGCGCCGATCAGCTTCTTCCAGGTGCTTGCCGAGGAGCCGCCGATCGTCGCCTTGAGCTTCAACCTGCGCTCCGACGGCACCCTGAAGGACACGCCCCGCAACATTGCCGAGACGGGCGAGTTCGTGGTCAACCTCGTCGACGAAGCGCTGGTCCCGGCGATGAATCTCTGCGCCGCCGAGTTCCCTCGAGGAGAAAGCGAGATCGCGGCGGCGGGGCTGACGCTCCTGCCCTGCACCGGCGTGGCGCCGGGGCGGATCGCCGAGGCGCCGGCGAGCCTCGGCTGCCGCACCCACACGGTGATCGACCTCTCGCCCGAGCGCCGGATCGTGCTCGGGCAGGTGGTGTCGCTGCAGGCGAGGGACGAGCTCTTCACTCCGGACGGGCGCCATCTGCGCGACGGCGCCTTCCTGCCGGTCGCCCGGCTCTACGGCGACCTCTACGCCCGCACCGGGGACCGCTTCGCGGTGCCCCGGGTCACGCCGGAGGAGGTGAAGGGGCGCTGA
- a CDS encoding RraA family protein, translated as MPTRIIAETPPRLSADLIARFAAVPVAVVVDLLEGRTQVDPAIRPLRRIAGGPVLLGSAVTALCDPKDYGAVHHAIAVAQAGDVVVIDAGGRGDVAMIGDLLSTAARRKGIVGLLADAAVRDTGILGGWSDFAVFTRHVTARGPASKEGGTVDAPVTIGGAPVRPRDLILGDDDGVVVIPREAAEGLIAKAEERAQAEIGWEKRLSAGESTLAVFGVPDAVRG; from the coding sequence ATGCCGACCCGCATCATCGCCGAGACCCCGCCCCGCCTGTCCGCCGACCTGATCGCGCGCTTTGCCGCCGTGCCGGTGGCGGTGGTGGTCGACCTCCTGGAGGGCCGGACCCAGGTCGACCCGGCGATCCGGCCGCTGCGGCGCATCGCCGGAGGCCCGGTGCTGCTCGGCAGCGCCGTCACCGCCCTCTGCGATCCGAAGGATTACGGTGCGGTGCACCACGCCATCGCGGTGGCGCAAGCCGGCGACGTGGTGGTGATCGATGCCGGCGGGCGCGGCGACGTCGCGATGATCGGCGACCTCCTCTCCACCGCGGCGCGGCGCAAGGGCATCGTCGGTTTGCTGGCCGATGCTGCCGTGCGCGACACCGGCATCCTCGGCGGCTGGAGCGACTTCGCGGTGTTCACCCGCCACGTCACCGCCCGCGGCCCGGCCTCGAAGGAGGGCGGCACGGTCGACGCGCCCGTCACGATCGGCGGCGCCCCGGTCCGCCCGCGCGACCTGATCCTCGGCGACGACGACGGGGTCGTGGTGATCCCGCGCGAGGCGGCCGAGGGCCTGATCGCCAAGGCCGAGGAGCGGGCCCAGGCCGAGATCGGCTGGGAGAAGCGGCTCTCCGCCGGGGAGAGCACGCTCGCGGTGTTCGGGGTGCCGGACGCGGTCAGGGGCTGA
- a CDS encoding SDR family NAD(P)-dependent oxidoreductase, giving the protein MAEGGSAPGSRRLEGKVALLFGAGSVGPGWGNGKAAAVTFARHGARVVCVDLRREAAEETAEIIRREDGAATAAACDATDSAAVAALVAEVMAAQGRIDVLHNNIGYAQMGGPVELSEADWHRTLDLNLTTCFLTCKHVLPHMLAQRAGSIVNISSAAAIRYTGYPYAAYYAAKAAVNNFTLGLALQYAKDGIRVNAIMPGLMNTPLIHQQISGQYQDSDEMVRARDAACPMGRMGTAWDVANAALFLASDEAAYITGVALPVDGGLTGRVA; this is encoded by the coding sequence ATGGCGGAGGGCGGGAGCGCCCCGGGCTCGCGGCGGCTCGAGGGCAAGGTGGCATTGCTGTTCGGTGCCGGCTCGGTGGGGCCGGGCTGGGGCAACGGCAAGGCCGCGGCGGTGACCTTCGCGCGCCACGGCGCCCGGGTGGTCTGCGTCGACCTGCGGCGCGAGGCGGCGGAGGAGACGGCCGAGATCATCCGGCGCGAGGACGGCGCCGCCACGGCGGCGGCTTGCGACGCCACCGATTCGGCCGCGGTCGCGGCGCTCGTCGCCGAGGTGATGGCGGCGCAAGGCCGCATCGACGTGCTGCACAACAATATCGGCTACGCGCAGATGGGCGGTCCGGTCGAGCTGAGCGAGGCCGACTGGCACCGCACCCTCGACCTCAACCTCACCACCTGCTTCCTCACCTGCAAGCACGTGCTGCCGCACATGCTGGCGCAGCGCGCGGGCAGCATCGTCAACATCTCGTCGGCGGCGGCGATCCGCTACACCGGCTATCCGTACGCGGCCTATTACGCCGCCAAGGCCGCAGTGAACAACTTCACCCTCGGGCTGGCGCTGCAATACGCGAAGGACGGGATCCGGGTGAACGCGATCATGCCCGGGCTGATGAATACGCCGCTGATCCACCAGCAGATCTCCGGCCAGTACCAGGATTCCGACGAGATGGTGCGCGCCCGCGACGCCGCCTGCCCGATGGGCCGGATGGGCACCGCCTGGGACGTCGCCAACGCGGCCCTGTTCCTGGCCTCCGACGAGGCCGCCTACATCACCGGCGTGGCGCTCCCCGTCGATGGCGGCCTGACCGGGAGGGTCGCGTGA
- a CDS encoding 2-keto-4-pentenoate hydratase: MSLQTPSLQTTSDLLWRHWREGRLLAALPPDLAPADRGHAYRIQALLEPRSAAPLYGWKIAATSLAGQRHIGADGPLAGRLLAEQVLPADAAVPLAGNQMRVAEPEVAFRMGADLPPRREPYTVEEVMAAVEAAHPAIEFPDSRLEAFERAGEAALIADNACAHLFVLGPEAPEGWRAIDLAAMPTRISAEGRTPHEGRGGNALDDPRLALTWLANALSGQGITLRAGAVVTTGTTTVPLPVGPGDVVRAELGGLGEMTVRVGS; the protein is encoded by the coding sequence GTGAGCCTGCAAACTCCGTCCTTGCAAACGACATCCGACCTGCTCTGGCGCCACTGGCGCGAGGGCCGCCTGCTCGCCGCCCTGCCGCCGGATCTCGCCCCCGCCGACCGCGGGCACGCCTACCGGATCCAGGCGCTCCTGGAGCCGCGCAGCGCCGCGCCGCTCTACGGCTGGAAGATCGCCGCGACGAGCCTCGCCGGCCAGCGCCATATCGGCGCCGACGGGCCCTTGGCCGGGCGGCTCCTCGCCGAGCAGGTGCTGCCGGCGGACGCGGCCGTGCCGCTCGCCGGCAACCAGATGCGGGTGGCCGAGCCCGAGGTGGCATTCCGGATGGGCGCCGACCTGCCGCCGAGGCGGGAGCCCTACACGGTCGAGGAGGTGATGGCGGCGGTGGAAGCGGCCCATCCGGCGATCGAGTTCCCGGATTCGCGGTTGGAGGCCTTCGAGAGGGCCGGCGAGGCGGCCTTGATCGCCGACAATGCCTGCGCCCACCTCTTCGTCCTCGGCCCCGAGGCGCCCGAGGGCTGGCGCGCCATCGACCTCGCCGCCATGCCGACCCGGATCAGCGCCGAGGGGAGAACGCCCCATGAGGGCCGCGGCGGCAACGCCCTCGACGATCCGCGCCTCGCCCTGACTTGGCTGGCCAACGCCCTGTCGGGTCAGGGGATCACCCTGCGCGCCGGGGCGGTCGTGACCACCGGCACCACCACGGTGCCGCTGCCGGTCGGGCCGGGGGACGTGGTGCGGGCGGAGCTGGGGGGATTGGGCGAGATGACGGTGCGGGTCGGGTCCTGA
- a CDS encoding methyl-accepting chemotaxis protein, whose amino-acid sequence MSIRARVFGGFGLILLLTVAVAAIGWHSLTGFARRVDTANAAQMLAGEIGDLALATDRALKSDEARRDDALRAAIGRVRASAGAFSGRLADDPQAASSAAGIVGALDGFEAAVKAFGTQKATTRALQDRHAALIAELQTNVAGIGAAQETQLAQAGKDLERALADQKTATNTAVVVAFAIRSALEMQVLQVGYLAGDGDEGRMEMESKVNSVAVLIRRLGAMTSTEAVEPAQTAIDAYHAKLDEPIGPGGKAERGAELSSVFGSLIVGLRQIEQAQNNAQTAAQVSLRQQQDKVASGTSLLVASGKAISAAKEAERLEQRLILARDAEAAKALDVTAAALIDQAETILYGDIDSAAQAVLRDLGAKVRAFKDSIPDIVKANEAQAAIFADLDRRSAELVSAAQGIGASELAQLTAERNRALWLLAGGVGLACAIGAALALLIGRGITRPIDQLSGAMRALAGGDLATQVPAQGRRDEIGAMAGTVQVFREALLAKDAADRAAAAETAAKAERAARLEAVTRSFEANVVAMTETLAEAAAGMETTARTMTRAAETTNGRSAEVAGAAEQTLANVQMVAAASEELSVSIGGIAAQVAQSSDIARDAVDQARRTDETVQRLVKSADQIGDIVALISSIASQTNLLALNATIEAARAGEAGRGFAVVAAEVKDLASQTSRATAEIAQQIGHIQETTGGVVQAIRDISGVIERMSEIAEGVAGAVDQQGSATQEIARNVQHAAQGTQVVTTGIVAVQREAGSTGAAAAEVLGAADRLGRYAGELEREVAEFLNGVKAA is encoded by the coding sequence ATGTCCATCAGGGCGCGCGTATTCGGGGGGTTCGGTCTCATCCTCCTGCTGACGGTCGCGGTTGCAGCGATCGGGTGGCACAGCCTGACGGGTTTCGCCCGGCGGGTCGACACGGCCAACGCGGCGCAGATGCTGGCGGGCGAGATCGGGGATCTCGCGCTCGCCACCGACCGCGCCCTCAAGAGCGACGAGGCGCGCCGGGACGACGCGCTCCGGGCGGCGATCGGCCGGGTGCGGGCCAGCGCCGGCGCCTTCTCGGGCCGCCTCGCGGACGACCCGCAGGCCGCATCGTCGGCCGCCGGCATCGTCGGCGCCCTCGACGGGTTCGAGGCGGCCGTGAAGGCGTTCGGCACGCAGAAGGCGACGACGCGGGCGTTGCAGGACCGCCACGCCGCCCTGATCGCGGAGCTGCAGACGAACGTGGCCGGCATCGGCGCGGCGCAGGAGACGCAGCTCGCCCAGGCCGGCAAGGACCTGGAGCGGGCGCTGGCCGACCAGAAGACCGCCACCAACACCGCCGTCGTCGTGGCCTTCGCGATCCGCTCGGCGCTCGAGATGCAGGTACTGCAGGTCGGCTACCTCGCCGGCGACGGCGACGAGGGTCGGATGGAGATGGAATCGAAGGTCAATTCCGTCGCGGTGCTGATCCGGCGCCTCGGCGCCATGACCTCGACCGAGGCCGTCGAGCCGGCGCAGACCGCGATCGACGCCTACCACGCCAAGCTCGACGAGCCGATCGGGCCGGGCGGCAAGGCGGAGCGCGGGGCCGAACTCTCCTCCGTGTTCGGCAGCCTGATCGTCGGCCTGCGCCAGATCGAGCAGGCGCAGAACAACGCCCAGACCGCCGCCCAGGTGAGTCTACGCCAGCAGCAGGACAAGGTCGCCTCGGGCACGAGCCTGCTCGTCGCCAGCGGCAAGGCGATCAGCGCCGCCAAGGAGGCCGAGAGGCTGGAGCAGCGCCTGATCCTGGCCCGCGACGCCGAGGCCGCCAAGGCCCTCGACGTGACCGCCGCCGCACTGATCGATCAAGCCGAGACGATCCTGTACGGCGACATCGATTCCGCCGCCCAGGCCGTGCTGCGCGACCTCGGCGCCAAGGTGCGCGCGTTCAAGGACAGCATCCCGGACATCGTGAAGGCCAACGAGGCGCAAGCCGCGATCTTCGCCGATCTCGACCGGCGCTCGGCCGAGCTGGTCTCGGCTGCGCAGGGCATCGGCGCGAGCGAGCTCGCCCAGCTCACCGCCGAGCGCAACCGGGCGCTGTGGCTGCTCGCCGGCGGCGTCGGCCTCGCCTGCGCCATCGGGGCGGCGCTCGCCCTCCTGATCGGGCGCGGCATCACCCGGCCGATCGACCAGCTCTCGGGAGCGATGCGGGCGCTGGCCGGAGGCGACCTCGCCACCCAGGTCCCGGCGCAAGGCCGCCGCGACGAGATCGGCGCCATGGCGGGCACCGTGCAGGTGTTCCGCGAGGCGCTGCTCGCCAAGGACGCGGCCGACCGGGCGGCGGCGGCCGAGACCGCCGCCAAGGCCGAGCGGGCCGCGCGGCTCGAGGCCGTGACCCGCTCCTTCGAGGCCAACGTGGTGGCAATGACCGAGACCCTGGCCGAGGCCGCCGCCGGCATGGAGACGACCGCCCGGACGATGACCCGGGCCGCCGAGACCACCAACGGCCGCTCGGCCGAGGTGGCGGGCGCCGCCGAGCAGACGCTCGCCAACGTCCAGATGGTGGCGGCGGCGAGCGAGGAGCTTTCGGTCTCGATCGGCGGCATCGCCGCCCAGGTGGCGCAGTCGTCGGACATCGCCCGCGACGCGGTCGACCAGGCCCGCCGGACCGACGAGACGGTGCAGCGCCTGGTGAAGTCCGCCGACCAGATCGGCGACATCGTGGCGCTGATCTCCTCGATCGCCTCCCAGACCAACCTGCTGGCCCTCAACGCCACGATCGAGGCGGCCCGGGCCGGCGAGGCGGGACGCGGCTTCGCGGTGGTGGCGGCCGAGGTCAAGGACCTGGCGAGCCAGACGAGCCGCGCCACCGCCGAGATCGCCCAGCAGATCGGCCACATCCAGGAGACCACCGGCGGCGTCGTGCAGGCGATCCGGGACATCTCCGGGGTGATCGAGCGGATGTCGGAGATCGCCGAGGGCGTGGCCGGCGCCGTCGACCAGCAGGGCTCGGCGACCCAGGAGATCGCCCGCAACGTCCAGCACGCGGCGCAGGGGACGCAGGTGGTGACGACCGGCATCGTGGCGGTGCAGCGCGAGGCCGGCAGCACGGGCGCAGCCGCGGCCGAGGTGCTCGGCGCCGCGGATCGGCTCGGCCGCTACGCCGGGGAGCTGGAGCGCGAGGTGGCGGAGTTCCTGAATGGGGTGAAGGCGGCCTGA
- a CDS encoding SDR family oxidoreductase, translating into MTETVLIVGASGIVGSAAAGVMREAGWTVLGLARTPPAQDGVVPVAADLQDPDSLTAALAPHRPTRVVLATWMRRPTEAEMIRVNGAMVRNLLDALQPAGSVRHVALVTGLKHYLGPFEAYGKGAVPQTPFREEQGRLPVENFYYAQEDEVFAAAKRDRFSWSVHRPHTIIGKAVGNAMNMGTTLAVYATLCRETGRPFRFPGSPMQWNGLTDMTDARLLARHLLWASTAPQAANQDFNVVNGDVFRWSWMWGRLAAWFGLEPAPFDGTVQPLEQQMAGDAPLWAEIAAKHGLAEPELNRLASPWHTDADLGRPIEVVTDMSKSRRLGFLDYQPTDDAFFALFERLRADRLIP; encoded by the coding sequence ATGACGGAAACCGTGCTGATCGTCGGCGCGAGCGGGATCGTCGGCAGCGCCGCAGCGGGGGTGATGCGGGAGGCCGGCTGGACGGTGCTGGGGCTCGCCCGCACTCCGCCGGCGCAGGACGGCGTCGTGCCGGTCGCCGCCGACCTGCAGGATCCCGACAGCCTGACGGCGGCGCTGGCCCCGCACCGGCCGACCCGGGTGGTGCTCGCGACCTGGATGCGCCGGCCGACCGAGGCCGAGATGATCCGGGTCAACGGCGCGATGGTGCGCAACCTCCTCGACGCGCTGCAACCGGCCGGCAGCGTGCGCCACGTCGCCCTGGTGACGGGGCTGAAGCACTATCTCGGGCCGTTCGAGGCCTACGGAAAGGGGGCGGTGCCCCAGACCCCGTTCCGCGAGGAGCAGGGCCGGCTGCCGGTCGAGAATTTCTACTACGCTCAAGAAGACGAGGTCTTCGCGGCAGCGAAGCGCGATCGCTTCTCCTGGAGCGTCCACCGTCCGCACACCATCATCGGCAAGGCGGTCGGCAACGCGATGAACATGGGCACCACGCTCGCGGTCTACGCCACGCTCTGCCGCGAGACCGGCCGGCCGTTCCGCTTCCCGGGCTCGCCCATGCAGTGGAACGGGCTCACCGACATGACCGACGCGCGGCTGCTCGCCCGCCACCTGCTCTGGGCCTCGACCGCGCCCCAGGCGGCGAACCAGGACTTCAACGTGGTGAACGGCGACGTCTTCCGCTGGAGCTGGATGTGGGGCCGCCTCGCCGCCTGGTTCGGGCTCGAGCCCGCGCCCTTCGACGGCACCGTCCAGCCGCTGGAGCAGCAGATGGCCGGCGACGCACCCCTCTGGGCCGAGATCGCGGCGAAGCACGGCCTCGCCGAGCCGGAGCTGAACCGCCTCGCCTCGCCCTGGCACACCGATGCCGATCTCGGCCGGCCGATCGAGGTCGTCACCGACATGAGCAAGAGCCGCCGTCTCGGCTTCCTCGACTACCAGCCCACCGACGACGCCTTCTTCGCCCTGTTCGAGCGCCTGCGCGCCGACCGGCTGATCCCGTGA
- a CDS encoding ATP-binding protein, with protein MNLKRSYRSLVGGVWAGVLTTCLGLATVTVWTDTRDYERTIRDAQSTAEAVVQALGQEANRLVSSVDMLLSAAAARVDAHTFGASQNYTRQLLSGLMAHIPAVMAVRVLDGSTSGVLFGQGGAGSEGRPSDAALIRAALSVGQSELAVGAPTRVGPADSWFVSVARLVVPRPGETPLVAVADLSLTELQRLYGRLDLGPNGAIGLLRSDGVILVRHPYVPDKVGRSVAGGSLMRAAAGALGGTFEGSASPIDGVPRYGSFQRVAGAPLLVTTGVSKDETLAAWREGVRQDAAVVLGISAVLVGLGFGLTRALMRHRDLEAEARRAAGMLSAGEARYRLLAENTSELIVLAHDDGRRSYVSPAVRRLLGYTAEEAVAMRLRDCVHREDLALLVTQARRLAAGETQVSVVCRARHRAGGWVWVEGAFRRIPGAAPGEPAIIATFRDVGERQRHARALEEARITAERASQAKTDFLASMSHEIRTPLNGVIGYADLLLADRTLPGRHRRYVDRIAAAGGALLTVVDDILDFSRIEAGGIALAEVPFAPAALIDNAASIVRGLSEPKGLALDVALDPAVPDWVRGDPDRLRQILLNLLNNAVKFTPAGRVAVRVAAEGGTLRFSVSDTGIGIAPEQHGRLFQRFSQVDGSIRRQYGGSGLGLAICKGLVDLMGGTIGVESRPGAGSTFWFRVPLTACAAPAAEAAEGRPAPVRPARLLLVEDVPINQDLARAVLEAEGHSVDVAGDGAMAIEAVRATTYDLVLMDVQMPGMDGITATRTIRGLPAPTGTVPIVAMTANVLPAQLETFRAAGMDGHVGKPFKRAELAAAIARHRADGGGPAPLPALIDVEAFAAARSLMGPERIDGLLGMLAAELEQRFRARSGDRTGLAQDAHAMISAAGLLGFTGLSDLCREIEQACLAGADLPELQQRIEAARAAALEQIETLRAA; from the coding sequence ATGAACCTGAAACGGTCCTACCGCAGTCTCGTCGGCGGCGTCTGGGCGGGCGTGCTGACGACCTGCCTCGGCCTCGCCACGGTCACGGTCTGGACCGACACGCGCGACTACGAGCGCACGATCCGCGACGCGCAGAGCACCGCCGAGGCGGTGGTGCAGGCCCTGGGCCAGGAAGCGAACCGCCTCGTCTCCTCCGTCGACATGCTGCTCAGCGCCGCCGCCGCCCGGGTCGACGCGCATACCTTCGGGGCGAGCCAGAACTATACCCGCCAGCTCCTCTCCGGCCTGATGGCCCATATCCCCGCGGTGATGGCCGTGCGGGTGCTCGACGGCAGCACCTCCGGCGTGCTGTTCGGGCAGGGCGGGGCGGGCAGCGAGGGCCGGCCGAGCGACGCTGCGCTCATCCGCGCCGCCCTGTCGGTCGGCCAGTCCGAGCTCGCGGTCGGCGCGCCGACCCGGGTCGGGCCGGCCGATTCCTGGTTCGTCAGCGTGGCCCGCCTGGTGGTGCCGCGCCCGGGCGAGACGCCGCTCGTGGCGGTGGCCGACCTGTCGCTCACCGAGCTGCAGCGGCTCTACGGCCGGCTCGATCTCGGGCCCAACGGCGCCATCGGGCTCCTGCGCAGCGACGGCGTGATCCTGGTGCGCCACCCCTACGTACCGGACAAGGTCGGCCGCAGCGTCGCCGGCGGCTCCCTGATGCGGGCCGCCGCGGGGGCGCTCGGCGGCACCTTCGAGGGCAGCGCCTCGCCGATCGACGGCGTGCCGCGCTACGGCAGCTTCCAGCGCGTCGCCGGCGCGCCGCTCCTCGTCACCACCGGCGTCTCGAAGGACGAGACCCTGGCCGCCTGGCGCGAGGGCGTCCGGCAGGACGCCGCGGTGGTGCTCGGGATCAGCGCCGTGCTGGTCGGCCTCGGCTTCGGGCTGACCCGGGCCCTGATGCGCCACCGCGACCTCGAGGCGGAGGCCCGGCGCGCCGCCGGCATGCTCTCGGCCGGCGAGGCGCGCTACCGGCTGCTCGCCGAGAATACCAGCGAGCTGATCGTGCTCGCCCACGACGACGGCCGGCGCAGCTACGTCTCGCCGGCGGTGCGGCGCCTCCTCGGCTACACGGCGGAGGAGGCGGTGGCGATGCGCCTGCGCGACTGCGTCCACCGCGAGGACCTCGCCCTCCTGGTGACCCAGGCCCGCCGCCTCGCCGCCGGCGAGACGCAGGTCAGCGTGGTCTGCCGCGCCCGCCACCGCGCCGGGGGCTGGGTCTGGGTCGAGGGGGCGTTCCGGCGCATCCCGGGCGCCGCCCCCGGCGAGCCCGCCATCATCGCGACCTTCCGGGATGTCGGCGAGCGCCAGCGCCACGCCCGTGCCCTGGAGGAGGCGCGGATCACCGCCGAGCGGGCGAGCCAGGCCAAGACCGACTTCCTGGCCTCGATGAGCCACGAGATCCGCACGCCGTTGAACGGCGTCATCGGCTATGCCGACCTGCTCCTCGCCGACCGCACCCTGCCGGGCCGGCACCGGCGCTACGTCGACCGGATCGCCGCCGCGGGCGGGGCGCTGCTGACCGTCGTCGACGACATCCTCGACTTCTCGCGCATCGAGGCCGGCGGCATCGCCCTGGCCGAGGTGCCGTTCGCCCCCGCCGCCCTCATCGACAACGCCGCCTCGATCGTGCGCGGCCTGTCCGAGCCCAAGGGCCTCGCCCTCGACGTCGCCCTCGATCCCGCGGTGCCGGACTGGGTCCGGGGCGATCCCGACCGCCTGCGCCAGATCCTGCTCAACCTCCTCAACAACGCGGTCAAGTTCACCCCCGCCGGCCGGGTGGCGGTGCGGGTCGCGGCCGAGGGCGGGACCCTGCGCTTCTCGGTGTCTGACACCGGCATCGGCATCGCCCCCGAGCAGCACGGCCGCCTGTTCCAGCGCTTCAGCCAGGTCGACGGCTCGATCCGCCGGCAATACGGCGGCAGCGGGCTGGGGCTCGCCATCTGCAAGGGCCTCGTCGACCTGATGGGCGGCACGATCGGGGTCGAGAGCCGGCCGGGCGCCGGCTCGACCTTCTGGTTCCGGGTGCCGCTCACGGCCTGCGCGGCGCCGGCGGCGGAGGCCGCGGAGGGCCGTCCCGCCCCGGTGCGCCCGGCCCGCCTGCTGCTGGTCGAGGACGTGCCGATCAACCAGGACCTCGCCCGGGCGGTGCTCGAAGCCGAGGGCCACAGCGTCGACGTCGCCGGCGACGGGGCGATGGCGATCGAGGCGGTGCGGGCGACAACCTACGACCTCGTGCTGATGGACGTGCAGATGCCCGGGATGGACGGGATCACCGCCACCCGGACGATCCGCGGCCTGCCGGCTCCGACCGGCACCGTCCCGATCGTCGCGATGACTGCCAACGTGCTGCCGGCTCAGCTCGAGACCTTCCGGGCCGCCGGGATGGACGGCCATGTCGGCAAGCCGTTCAAGCGCGCCGAGCTCGCCGCGGCGATCGCCCGCCACCGCGCCGATGGCGGCGGCCCCGCGCCGCTCCCGGCGCTGATCGATGTCGAGGCCTTCGCGGCGGCCCGCAGCCTGATGGGCCCGGAGCGGATCGACGGCCTGCTCGGGATGCTCGCCGCCGAGCTGGAGCAGCGCTTCCGCGCCCGCAGCGGCGACCGCACCGGCCTCGCCCAGGACGCCCACGCGATGATCTCCGCCGCCGGCCTTCTGGGCTTCACCGGCCTGTCCGACCTCTGCCGCGAGATCGAGCAGGCCTGCCTCGCCGGCGCCGACCTGCCGGAGCTGCAACAGCGGATCGAGGCGGCACGGGCGGCGGCGTTGGAGCAGATCGAGACGTTGCGGGCGGCCTGA
- a CDS encoding DUF3830 family protein gives MKELKIKAGPFDLVGRLELEKAPQTCAAFLKALPFVSEVIHVRWSGEGVWMPLGDLDFGVGYENHTSYPAPGQMILYPGGISETEILLAYGGVHFASKVGQLAGNHFLTITTGIEHVYDLGRMTLLKGAQPIRFEAM, from the coding sequence GTGAAGGAACTGAAGATCAAGGCCGGCCCGTTCGACCTCGTCGGCCGGCTCGAGCTCGAGAAGGCGCCCCAGACCTGCGCGGCCTTCCTCAAGGCCCTGCCCTTCGTGAGCGAGGTGATCCACGTGCGCTGGAGCGGCGAGGGGGTGTGGATGCCCCTCGGCGATCTCGATTTCGGCGTCGGCTACGAGAACCACACCAGCTACCCGGCCCCGGGCCAGATGATCCTCTATCCGGGCGGCATCAGCGAGACCGAGATCCTGCTCGCCTATGGCGGCGTGCATTTCGCCAGCAAGGTCGGCCAGCTCGCCGGCAACCACTTCCTGACCATCACCACCGGCATCGAGCACGTCTACGATCTCGGCCGGATGACGCTGCTCAAGGGCGCCCAGCCGATCCGTTTCGAGGCGATGTAA